In the genome of Brachypodium distachyon strain Bd21 chromosome 3, Brachypodium_distachyon_v3.0, whole genome shotgun sequence, the window tgaaaattcACCATTCTTCTGCTGAGTTGAAAATATTGTAAATCTTTTGGAGGAGAATAATTATTGTAAGCATCGAGCAATGCGAGTTATAATCTTAAAGAGATAGAAGATGCTATGCTCGTATAGTAGTATTATTCTCTTGTTTACATTCGGGGTGATCGTCATGAAGATACATCTGTTGCCATTTTTTTCCGGCAGCACTAGGCATTGGTTGGGGTGATATTTTTCAACCCATCCGTCGTCTTCTTGACCGtccgattttttttcctgagaaAGCACAAAGCTTATATCGTCATGCATTAATAGAAGAAATTTATGTACAAGCTTAAAATGGTGAACCCTCCAGCGATACAATGCCACACATTGACTCTCCATTGATGTGTCAGGTGACCTTTCTGCTTTTCTATCTTGATGGTAACTGGGAGATTGGAAATGTCGGACTGAGCGTCCTCAAACAGGGGCAGGAGGGCAAATAAGATTGACTCTTTTCACATCAAAGCATCACCATGTCATTAGGAGCGAGACGACCCAATCACTTCGGTACTTTGTTTTCTACACGACCGGAATTTCGCATTCTTCTATAACTCTGACAGTCAATCTCGACGGAATGTCCGACCGAGCGTCCTCGAACAGGGGTAGGAGAGCAAATAAGATTGACTCTTTTCACGTCGAAGCATCACCATGTCATTAGGAGCGAGACGACCCAATCACTTCGGTACTTTGTTTTCTACACGACCGGAATTTCGCATTCTTCTATAACTCCGACGGTCAATCTCGACGGTTGATACACAGTTCAGTTTAACATGAGGGCATTTTTGTCCTCCAAATTTGGCTTACTTGACAAAGTTGCTGAATTTTTTAACTGTACTAAACAAATCTGTGACAATAAACGTTAGGCAGATTAACCACTTGATTCAAAAGACGGACAAATCATCAAAGTACCGGGATAGAAGCAGGGGAtaaatatcaaagaaatgcTCCGAAGCAAAAGGCAAAACCCGAAACCCTGGAACTAAAACCTACAACCAGAATCCCAAACCCGCCTTCGGCTCCCGCGCCGCAATCGTCCATggaggctccgccgccgtcttccggagcgccggcgaccgccgcgAACACTAACCGCACACGGAAGCggaagcccaagcccaagcccaaaGCAGCCGGCCCCTCCACTCTAAACCCTAACTGGGCCCAGCTCCAGTCCAAGCTCCCCGCCTCCACGTTCCTCGGCAAGCGCAAGCACCGACACGGACCTCCCCCGCCCCCTGAGCCGGCTCCTACCCCGGAGGCGGTGGAGTTGGGTGTCAAGCTCGAGCCGACCTCCGACGACACCAGGTGAGCACGCTCTGTCGGTCAGTTACCTTCCTTGGGTATGCCGCTTTGAGGCATTTGGGTTTTGACTTTGCTGTGGAGGAATGGTGGCATTGGCCAGCTTGACGAAGGCGTTGGCGATCGATTGCGAGATGGTCGGGGTTGGGGCCACCGGAAGCAAGAGCGCCCTCGGCAGGGTCACCTTGGTAAgcaccttttttcttttcttttgtttcttgtgtATTTACTTGGTACTAATGTTATGCTTGATTGCTAATTTCTACTGTGTCAATGGTAAACGATTGTGGTTCATGGATTTTGTTCCTAAAATTGAATGACAAGATGTCCGAGAATCTGTGCAATCTTGAAATAACAGTATATATGATGCTTTAAATTTGGTGGGGAATGAGATTGCAAGTGTTCTTCAGTCATAGTCTGGATGTTATGAAGTTGAGTTTTATTTCATCGGAGGGATATAGAATTCAGTTCAGCAATCCACAACTGGACATGGTCACGAGATGTTTGGCACTCTGGCTTGGCTAATACTAGGTGCTTGTGGCAACTTTTGAACTCagatattttttagataaagTAAACCTTTGCTGTTTTGCATGCCTCCCTGCCTCTGCATTGAAAagatgcacacagccacaATGTTAATGagctaaaaaaaaggttgccGCAGAGTTAGTAGTTTTACTTGTAAGGAAGATTAGCTCGAATTTTGAAGTAGTAAAGGCAATATTCGGGCATTAGTTTGAATAAATGTTGATTATAGCTTACATTGTAGTTAGAAATATAttgctctcttttttaaagaaagagaaaaatccTCTGATTTCATTTACTAAATCCATCGTCTGCATTTtttaaataagaaaaaaaatactctgaAAGATGAAGGGTGAACATATTCAGCGGATCCTCTGAACCAAAAAACGTTCTGACCGAAACATCCTGGAAAAGGAGAAGCAATTGGGGAAGCAATGTCCCAATAAGCCTTCACACCAGTTGTCCTTCCAGAAAAGGGCTGTTTTACCATCCTTAACTTGGCACAAAGCAAAGCTTCTGAACTTGGACACCAGTTTTATTATCTCTCCACCAAAAGGAATGAGGGACCAAACTGTCATAGTAGGAGTGTCAAATAAGGTTAACCCAAGGGATCTCTCGGCAATTGAAAACTTATGCAGATGCTTTAAGAGGAGAGCTTCATTGAACACCAAAAGATCCATCACCCCAACCCCCCTTTGCATTGAGGAGTACAAACTTGATATACAATATCCAGTATATTCAGACTTCTGCCACAAACATCTGTGCATCCTTCTGCTTATCGCCAACTTAGTGCCTTCAGGGAGCTGCAGCACACTCATTGTTTAGATAGGAAGGGCACTAAGACCAGCCCTGACCACTTGAAGTCTACTGCCAAAGGAAAGAGCTGAAGCGTGGTGAGCACAGAATTAACTATGTTGCTCAACATTCTATAGTGTTTGCCGTGTGAAATTGTAAATAATGGCCAAATGCTGAAATACTTTAGAAATCTATTCTAAATATAGTCCCTCTGTTTGAACATCGCTCTCTAATCTTATTGTTCTCTCCATTAGGTTAATTCCTTTGGCAATGTTGTATATGATGAATATGTACGACCAATGGAGCGAATAGTGGACTACCGTACCCATATTAGTGGTATTAGACCGAAGCACATGAATAAAGGTATGCATTACTACGCAGTACGGTATTTTATTTCTGTTGATGCTTGCGATCTTATGGGTTATGCAACACTATTTATGATACTGCAGCCAAAGATTTCTGGATCGTTCAGAAGGACGTAGCTGAGCTTATCACAGGAAAGATTCTTGTTGGGCATGCCTTACACCATGATCTTAAGGTTGTTAGGACTTTTATCTCCATTTATCAAGCACTTTGTTAGCTTGTCTTATGTAGTACCCCTTTTCCAGGTCCTGCTGCTAGGCCACCCAAAGAAGGACATCAGAGACACCTCAGAATATGAGGTTTTCCGAAGGTTAGATGGTCTAAACATCTATTCTGTTTTGATAGTCCATGCTCTTATGAAGATTGTCCAACACTGTATTGACATTTTCAATTCAGGGAGGGGAAGCGGAGATCGTTGAAAGATCTTGCTGCTCAAGAACTTTGTGTTAAGATACAACAGCAAGAGCACTGCCCGGTATGTTATTCTATAGTATTTTAG includes:
- the LOC100827294 gene encoding RNA exonuclease 4, translating into MEAPPPSSGAPATAANTNRTRKRKPKPKPKAAGPSTLNPNWAQLQSKLPASTFLGKRKHRHGPPPPPEPAPTPEAVELGVKLEPTSDDTSLTKALAIDCEMVGVGATGSKSALGRVTLVNSFGNVVYDEYVRPMERIVDYRTHISGIRPKHMNKAKDFWIVQKDVAELITGKILVGHALHHDLKVLLLGHPKKDIRDTSEYEVFRREGKRRSLKDLAAQELCVKIQQQEHCPIEDARAAMFIYKKHKKGWEKNRKEQFKFKNKIKKRGNKKSAEANEDSNVPTVLL